A stretch of Oncorhynchus mykiss isolate Arlee chromosome 12, USDA_OmykA_1.1, whole genome shotgun sequence DNA encodes these proteins:
- the LOC100136065 gene encoding vitellogenin receptor isoform X2, producing the protein MLTSILEILILRICLQQCGFVHGSKTECEPSQFQCGNGRCIPSVWQCDGDEDCSDGSDENTCVRKTCAEVDFVCRNGQCVPKRWHCDGEPDCEDGSDERVEVCHTRTCRVNEFSCGAGSTQCIPVFWKCDGEKDCDHGEDEMSCGNITCASLEFTCASGRCISLNFVCNGEDDCGDGSDEQECAPSSCGPSEFQCGNATCIPGNWVCDDDVDCQDQSDESPQRCGRQPTPPAKCSSSETQCGSGECIHRKWQCDGDPDCKDGSDEANCSVRTCRPDQFKCEDGNCIHGSRQCNGLRDCADGTDEVNCKNYLNECLLNNGGCSHICRDMVIGFECDCTPGLQLIDRKTCGDINECMNPGICSQICINLKGGYKCECHNSYQMDPTTGVCKAVGKEPCLIFTNRRDIRKLGLERREYTQIVEQLRNTVALDADFTQQRIFWADLSQRAIFSTVLDKRGDVGSHVKVIDNVTPVGIAVDWIYNNIYWSDLGTKTIEVANFNGTKRKVLFSSGLKEPASIAVDPLSGFLYWSDWGEPATIEKSGMNGVDRQVLVQTDIQWPNGITLDLIKSRLYWVDSKLHMLCSVDLNGDNRRKVLQSPDYLAHPFALTVFEDRVFWTDGENEAIYGANKFTGSDVITLASNLNEPQDIIVYHELIQLSGTNWCNEKGLNGGCAYMCLPAPQINKYSPKYTCACPQDQTLASDALHCRPEANSSTSIHEVNFTARGSTAAWAILPVLLLAMAAAGGYLMWRNWQLKNKKSMNFDNPVYLKTTEEDLNIDISRHTSNIGHTYPAISVVNTEDDLS; encoded by the exons TTCGGAAGACCTGTGCAGAGGTGGACTTTGTCTGTCGTAATGGCCAATGCGTCCCCAAGAGATGGCACTGCGACGGAGAGCCAGACTGTGAGGATGGGTCTGACGAGCGTGTGGAAGTGTGCC ACACCAGGACCTGCCGTGTGAATGAGTTTAGCTGTGGGGCCGGGTCCACCCAATGCATCCCCGTCTTCTGGAAGTGTGATGGAGAGAAGGACTGCGATCACGGAGAGGATGAAATGAGCTGTG GTAACATCACGTGCGCCTCGCTGGAGTTCACCTGTGCAAGCGGCCGCTGCATCTCCCTTAACTTCGTCTGTAACGGGGAGGATGACTGTGGTGACGGGAGTGATGAGCAGGAATGTGCTCCGTCCTCCTGTGGTCCCAGTGAGTTTCAGTGTGGCAATGCCACCTGTATCCCTGGCAACTGGGTCTGTGACGATGACGTGGACTGCCAGGACCAATCGGATGAGTCCCCTCAGCGATGTGGTCGCCAACCCACGCCGCCGGCCAAATGTTCATCCAGCGAGACACAGTGTGGGTCTGGGGAGTGCATCCACCGCAAGTGGCAATGTGACGGGGACCCAGACTGCAAGGATGGCAGCGACGAAGCCAACTGTT CTGTTCGTACCTGCAGACCGGACCAGTTCAAGTGTGAGGACGGCAACTGTATCCACGGCAGCAGACAATGCAACGGTTTGCGTGATTGTGCAGATGGCACCGATGAAGTCAACTGCAAAAACT ACCTGAATGAGTGTCTGCTGAACAATGGAGGCTGCTCCCACATCTGCAGGGACATGGTGATTGGCTTCGAGTGTGACTGCACCCCTGGACTGCAGCTCATAGACCGCAAGACCTGTGGCG ACATCAATGAATGTATGAACCCTGGGATCTGTAGTCAGATTTGTATCAACCTGAAGGGAGGTTATAAGTGCGAGTGCCACAACAGCTACCAGATGGACCCCACCACAGGAGTGTGCAAGGCTGTGG GCAAGGAACCCTGTCTTATCTTCACTAACCGCCGGGACATCCGGAAGCTGGGTCTGGAGCGGAGGGAGTACACCCAGATTGTGGAGCAGCTGCGGAACACAGTGGCACTGGATGCAGACTTCACCCAGCAGAGGATCTTCTGGGCAGACCTGAGCCAGAGGGCCATCTTTAG CACGGTGTTGGATAAGAGAGGAGATGTAGGAAGTCATGTGAAGGTGATTGATAATGTGACACCTGTGGGGATCGCTGTGGACTGGATCTATAACAACATCTACTGGTCAGACCTCGGCACCAAGACCATTGAAGTGGCCAACTTCAACGGCACCAAGCGGAAGGTTCTCTTCAGCAGTGGTTTGAAAGAGCCTGCATCCATCGCTGTGGATCCACTCTCTGG ATTCCTCTATTGGTCAGACTGGGGTGAACCAGCGACGATTGAGAAGTCTGGTATGAACGGGGTTGACAGGCAGGTCCTGGTCCAGACTGATATTCAGTGGCCCAATGGAATCACTCTAG ACCTGATCAAGAGCAGACTGTACTGGGTGGACTCCAAGCTGCACATGCTCTGTAGCGTGGACCTGAACGGCGACAACCGTAGGAAAGTGCTGCAGTCCCCAGACTACCTGGCTCACCCCTTTGCGCTCACTGTGTTCGAG GATCGAGTATTCTGGACAGATGGGGAGAACGAGGCGATCTACGGAGCAAACAAGTTCACAGGCTCTGATGTGATTACCCTGGCAAGCAATCTGAACGAGCCACAGGACATCATTGTTTACCATGAGCTAATCCAGCTGTCCG GAACAAACTGGTGCAATGAGAAGGGTCTGAACGGAGGCTGTGCCTACATGTGCCTGCCAGCGCCACAGATCAACAAATACTCCCCAAAGTACACGTGTGCGTGTCCCCAAGACCAGACGCTAGCCTCAGACGCCCTTCACTGCAGACCAG AAGCCAACAGCAGTACATCCATCCACGAGGTGAACTTCACAGCTAGAGGATCTACAGCTGCCTGGGCTATCCTCCCTGTGT TGTTGTTGGCCATGGCTGCAGCAGGAGGCTACTTGATGTGGCGTAACTGGCAGCTGAAGAATAAGAAGAGCATGAACTTCGACAATCCAGTGTACCTGAAAACCACAGAAGAGGACCTCAACATTGATATCAGCAGGCACACCTCCAATATAGGCCACACATACCCAGCA ATATCAGTGGTGAATACAGAAGATGACTTGTCATAA
- the LOC100136065 gene encoding vitellogenin receptor precursor (The RefSeq protein has 1 frameshift compared to this genomic sequence), with amino-acid sequence MLTSILEILILRICLQQCGFVHGSKTECEPSQFQCGNGRCIPSVWQCDGDEDCSDGSDENTCVRKTCAEVDFVCRNGQCVPKRWHCDGEPDCEDGSDERVEVCHTRTCRVNEFSCGAGSTQCIPVFWKCDGEKDCDHGEDEMSCGNITCASLEFTCASGRCISLNFVCNGEDDCGDGSDEQECAPSSCGPSEFQCGNATCIPGNWVCDDDVDCQDQSDESPQRCGRQPTPPAKCSSSETQCGSGECIHRKWQCDGDPDCKDGSDEANCSVRTCRPDQFKCEDGNCIHGSRQCNGLRDCADGTDEVNCKNLTQCNGPDKFKCRSGECIEMSKVCNKARDCPDWSDEPINECNLNECLLNNGGCSHICRDMVIGFECDCTPGLQLIDRKTCGDINECMNPGICSQICINLKGGYKCECHNSYQMDPTTGVCKAVGKEPCLIFTNRRDIRKLGLERREYTQIVEQLRNTVALDADFTQQRIFWADLSQRAIFSTVLDKRGDVGSHVKVIDNVTPVGIAVDWIYNNIYWSDLGTKTIEVANFNGTKRKVLFSSGLKEPASIAVDPLSGFLYWSDWGEPATIEKSGMNGVDRQVLVQTDIQWPNGITLDLIKSRLYWVDSKLHMLCSVDLNGDNRRKVLQSPDYLAHPFALTVFEDRVFWTDGENEAIYGANKFTGSDVITLASNLNEPQDIIVYHELIQLSGTNWCNEKGLNGGCAYMCLPAPQINKYSPKYTCACPQDQTLASDALHCRPEANSSTSIHEVNFTARGSTAAWAILPVLLLAMAAAGGYLMWRNWQLKNKKSMNFDNPVYLKTTEEDLNIDISRHTSNIGHTYPAISVVNTEDDCHNQPSK; translated from the exons TTCGGAAGACCTGTGCAGAGGTGGACTTTGTCTGTCGTAATGGCCAATGCGTCCCCAAGAGATGGCACTGCGACGGAGAGCCAGACTGTGAGGATGGGTCTGACGAGCGTGTGGAAGTGTGCC ACACCAGGACCTGCCGTGTGAATGAGTTTAGCTGTGGGGCCGGGTCCACCCAATGCATCCCCGTCTTCTGGAAGTGTGATGGAGAGAAGGACTGCGATCACGGAGAGGATGAAATGAGCTGTG GTAACATCACGTGCGCCTCGCTGGAGTTCACCTGTGCAAGCGGCCGCTGCATCTCCCTTAACTTCGTCTGTAACGGGGAGGATGACTGTGGTGACGGGAGTGATGAGCAGGAATGTGCTCCGTCCTCCTGTGGTCCCAGTGAGTTTCAGTGTGGCAATGCCACCTGTATCCCTGGCAACTGGGTCTGTGACGATGACGTGGACTGCCAGGACCAATCGGATGAGTCCCCTCAGCGATGTGGTCGCCAACCCACGCCGCCGGCCAAATGTTCATCCAGCGAGACACAGTGTGGGTCTGGGGAGTGCATCCACCGCAAGTGGCAATGTGACGGGGACCCAGACTGCAAGGATGGCAGCGACGAAGCCAACTGTT CTGTTCGTACCTGCAGACCGGACCAGTTCAAGTGTGAGGACGGCAACTGTATCCACGGCAGCAGACAATGCAACGGTTTGCGTGATTGTGCAGATGGCACCGATGAAGTCAACTGCAAAAACT TGACACAGTGCAATGGCCCTGACAAATTCAAGTGTCGGAGTGGAGAGTGTATAGAGATGAGTAAAGTGTGCAACAAGGCCCGGGACTGTCCAGACTGGAGCGACGAGCCCATCAATGAGTGCA ACCTGAATGAGTGTCTGCTGAACAATGGAGGCTGCTCCCACATCTGCAGGGACATGGTGATTGGCTTCGAGTGTGACTGCACCCCTGGACTGCAGCTCATAGACCGCAAGACCTGTGGCG ACATCAATGAATGTATGAACCCTGGGATCTGTAGTCAGATTTGTATCAACCTGAAGGGAGGTTATAAGTGCGAGTGCCACAACAGCTACCAGATGGACCCCACCACAGGAGTGTGCAAGGCTGTGG GCAAGGAACCCTGTCTTATCTTCACTAACCGCCGGGACATCCGGAAGCTGGGTCTGGAGCGGAGGGAGTACACCCAGATTGTGGAGCAGCTGCGGAACACAGTGGCACTGGATGCAGACTTCACCCAGCAGAGGATCTTCTGGGCAGACCTGAGCCAGAGGGCCATCTTTAG CACGGTGTTGGATAAGAGAGGAGATGTAGGAAGTCATGTGAAGGTGATTGATAATGTGACACCTGTGGGGATCGCTGTGGACTGGATCTATAACAACATCTACTGGTCAGACCTCGGCACCAAGACCATTGAAGTGGCCAACTTCAACGGCACCAAGCGGAAGGTTCTCTTCAGCAGTGGTTTGAAAGAGCCTGCATCCATCGCTGTGGATCCACTCTCTGG ATTCCTCTATTGGTCAGACTGGGGTGAACCAGCGACGATTGAGAAGTCTGGTATGAACGGGGTTGACAGGCAGGTCCTGGTCCAGACTGATATTCAGTGGCCCAATGGAATCACTCTAG ACCTGATCAAGAGCAGACTGTACTGGGTGGACTCCAAGCTGCACATGCTCTGTAGCGTGGACCTGAACGGCGACAACCGTAGGAAAGTGCTGCAGTCCCCAGACTACCTGGCTCACCCCTTTGCGCTCACTGTGTTCGAG GATCGAGTATTCTGGACAGATGGGGAGAACGAGGCGATCTACGGAGCAAACAAGTTCACAGGCTCTGATGTGATTACCCTGGCAAGCAATCTGAACGAGCCACAGGACATCATTGTTTACCATGAGCTAATCCAGCTGTCCG GAACAAACTGGTGCAATGAGAAGGGTCTGAACGGAGGCTGTGCCTACATGTGCCTGCCAGCGCCACAGATCAACAAATACTCCCCAAAGTACACGTGTGCGTGTCCCCAAGACCAGACGCTAGCCTCAGACGCCCTTCACTGCAGACCAG AAGCCAACAGCAGTACATCCATCCACGAGGTGAACTTCACAGCTAGAGGATCTACAGCTGCCTGGGCTATCCTCCCTGTGT TGTTGTTGGCCATGGCTGCAGCAGGAGGCTACTTGATGTGGCGTAACTGGCAGCTGAAGAATAAGAAGAGCATGAACTTCGACAATCCAGTGTACCTGAAAACCACAGAAGAGGACCTCAACATTGATATCAGCAGGCACACCTCCAATATAGGCCACACATACCCAGCA ATATCAGTGGTGAATACAGAAGATGACT GTCATAACCAACCTTCCAAATGA
- the LOC100136065 gene encoding vitellogenin receptor isoform X4: MLTSILEILILRICLQQCGFVHGSKTECEPSQFQCGNGRCIPSVWQCDGDEDCSDGSDENTCVRKTCAEVDFVCRNGQCVPKRWHCDGEPDCEDGSDERVEVCHTRTCRVNEFSCGAGSTQCIPVFWKCDGEKDCDHGEDEMSCGNITCASLEFTCASGRCISLNFVCNGEDDCGDGSDEQECAPSSCGPSEFQCGNATCIPGNWVCDDDVDCQDQSDESPQRCGRQPTPPAKCSSSETQCGSGECIHRKWQCDGDPDCKDGSDEANCSVRTCRPDQFKCEDGNCIHGSRQCNGLRDCADGTDEVNCKNLTQCNGPDKFKCRSGECIEMSKVCNKARDCPDWSDEPINECNLNECLLNNGGCSHICRDMVIGFECDCTPGLQLIDRKTCGDINECMNPGICSQICINLKGGYKCECHNSYQMDPTTGVCKAVGKEPCLIFTNRRDIRKLGLERREYTQIVEQLRNTVALDADFTQQRIFWADLSQRAIFSTVLDKRGDVGSHVKVIDNVTPVGIAVDWIYNNIYWSDLGTKTIEVANFNGTKRKVLFSSGLKEPASIAVDPLSGFLYWSDWGEPATIEKSGMNGVDRQVLVQTDIQWPNGITLDLIKSRLYWVDSKLHMLCSVDLNGDNRRKVLQSPDYLAHPFALTVFEDRVFWTDGENEAIYGANKFTGSDVITLASNLNEPQDIIVYHELIQLSGTNWCNEKGLNGGCAYMCLPAPQINKYSPKYTCACPQDQTLASDALHCRPATPSAPSKDDGKALIHPTHPQATTVPNVVPKPVPAEANSSTSIHEVNFTARGSTAAWAILPVLLLAMAAAGGYLMWRNWQLKNKKSMNFDNPVYLKTTEEDLNIDISRHTSNIGHTYPAISVVNTEDDLS; the protein is encoded by the exons TTCGGAAGACCTGTGCAGAGGTGGACTTTGTCTGTCGTAATGGCCAATGCGTCCCCAAGAGATGGCACTGCGACGGAGAGCCAGACTGTGAGGATGGGTCTGACGAGCGTGTGGAAGTGTGCC ACACCAGGACCTGCCGTGTGAATGAGTTTAGCTGTGGGGCCGGGTCCACCCAATGCATCCCCGTCTTCTGGAAGTGTGATGGAGAGAAGGACTGCGATCACGGAGAGGATGAAATGAGCTGTG GTAACATCACGTGCGCCTCGCTGGAGTTCACCTGTGCAAGCGGCCGCTGCATCTCCCTTAACTTCGTCTGTAACGGGGAGGATGACTGTGGTGACGGGAGTGATGAGCAGGAATGTGCTCCGTCCTCCTGTGGTCCCAGTGAGTTTCAGTGTGGCAATGCCACCTGTATCCCTGGCAACTGGGTCTGTGACGATGACGTGGACTGCCAGGACCAATCGGATGAGTCCCCTCAGCGATGTGGTCGCCAACCCACGCCGCCGGCCAAATGTTCATCCAGCGAGACACAGTGTGGGTCTGGGGAGTGCATCCACCGCAAGTGGCAATGTGACGGGGACCCAGACTGCAAGGATGGCAGCGACGAAGCCAACTGTT CTGTTCGTACCTGCAGACCGGACCAGTTCAAGTGTGAGGACGGCAACTGTATCCACGGCAGCAGACAATGCAACGGTTTGCGTGATTGTGCAGATGGCACCGATGAAGTCAACTGCAAAAACT TGACACAGTGCAATGGCCCTGACAAATTCAAGTGTCGGAGTGGAGAGTGTATAGAGATGAGTAAAGTGTGCAACAAGGCCCGGGACTGTCCAGACTGGAGCGACGAGCCCATCAATGAGTGCA ACCTGAATGAGTGTCTGCTGAACAATGGAGGCTGCTCCCACATCTGCAGGGACATGGTGATTGGCTTCGAGTGTGACTGCACCCCTGGACTGCAGCTCATAGACCGCAAGACCTGTGGCG ACATCAATGAATGTATGAACCCTGGGATCTGTAGTCAGATTTGTATCAACCTGAAGGGAGGTTATAAGTGCGAGTGCCACAACAGCTACCAGATGGACCCCACCACAGGAGTGTGCAAGGCTGTGG GCAAGGAACCCTGTCTTATCTTCACTAACCGCCGGGACATCCGGAAGCTGGGTCTGGAGCGGAGGGAGTACACCCAGATTGTGGAGCAGCTGCGGAACACAGTGGCACTGGATGCAGACTTCACCCAGCAGAGGATCTTCTGGGCAGACCTGAGCCAGAGGGCCATCTTTAG CACGGTGTTGGATAAGAGAGGAGATGTAGGAAGTCATGTGAAGGTGATTGATAATGTGACACCTGTGGGGATCGCTGTGGACTGGATCTATAACAACATCTACTGGTCAGACCTCGGCACCAAGACCATTGAAGTGGCCAACTTCAACGGCACCAAGCGGAAGGTTCTCTTCAGCAGTGGTTTGAAAGAGCCTGCATCCATCGCTGTGGATCCACTCTCTGG ATTCCTCTATTGGTCAGACTGGGGTGAACCAGCGACGATTGAGAAGTCTGGTATGAACGGGGTTGACAGGCAGGTCCTGGTCCAGACTGATATTCAGTGGCCCAATGGAATCACTCTAG ACCTGATCAAGAGCAGACTGTACTGGGTGGACTCCAAGCTGCACATGCTCTGTAGCGTGGACCTGAACGGCGACAACCGTAGGAAAGTGCTGCAGTCCCCAGACTACCTGGCTCACCCCTTTGCGCTCACTGTGTTCGAG GATCGAGTATTCTGGACAGATGGGGAGAACGAGGCGATCTACGGAGCAAACAAGTTCACAGGCTCTGATGTGATTACCCTGGCAAGCAATCTGAACGAGCCACAGGACATCATTGTTTACCATGAGCTAATCCAGCTGTCCG GAACAAACTGGTGCAATGAGAAGGGTCTGAACGGAGGCTGTGCCTACATGTGCCTGCCAGCGCCACAGATCAACAAATACTCCCCAAAGTACACGTGTGCGTGTCCCCAAGACCAGACGCTAGCCTCAGACGCCCTTCACTGCAGACCAG CGACCCCTTCAGCTCCCTCAAAGGATGATGGGAAAGCTCTAATACATCCCACTCACCCCCAAG CGACCACAGTGCCAAATGTTGTCCCCAAACCTGTCCCTGCTG AAGCCAACAGCAGTACATCCATCCACGAGGTGAACTTCACAGCTAGAGGATCTACAGCTGCCTGGGCTATCCTCCCTGTGT TGTTGTTGGCCATGGCTGCAGCAGGAGGCTACTTGATGTGGCGTAACTGGCAGCTGAAGAATAAGAAGAGCATGAACTTCGACAATCCAGTGTACCTGAAAACCACAGAAGAGGACCTCAACATTGATATCAGCAGGCACACCTCCAATATAGGCCACACATACCCAGCA ATATCAGTGGTGAATACAGAAGATGACTTGTCATAA
- the LOC100136065 gene encoding vitellogenin receptor isoform X1: MLTSILEILILRICLQQCGFVHGSKTECEPSQFQCGNGRCIPSVWQCDGDEDCSDGSDENTCVRKTCAEVDFVCRNGQCVPKRWHCDGEPDCEDGSDERVEVCHTRTCRVNEFSCGAGSTQCIPVFWKCDGEKDCDHGEDEMSCGNITCASLEFTCASGRCISLNFVCNGEDDCGDGSDEQECAPSSCGPSEFQCGNATCIPGNWVCDDDVDCQDQSDESPQRCGRQPTPPAKCSSSETQCGSGECIHRKWQCDGDPDCKDGSDEANCSVRTCRPDQFKCEDGNCIHGSRQCNGLRDCADGTDEVNCKNLTQCNGPDKFKCRSGECIEMSKVCNKARDCPDWSDEPINECNLNECLLNNGGCSHICRDMVIGFECDCTPGLQLIDRKTCGDINECMNPGICSQICINLKGGYKCECHNSYQMDPTTGVCKAVGKEPCLIFTNRRDIRKLGLERREYTQIVEQLRNTVALDADFTQQRIFWADLSQRAIFSTVLDKRGDVGSHVKVIDNVTPVGIAVDWIYNNIYWSDLGTKTIEVANFNGTKRKVLFSSGLKEPASIAVDPLSGFLYWSDWGEPATIEKSGMNGVDRQVLVQTDIQWPNGITLDLIKSRLYWVDSKLHMLCSVDLNGDNRRKVLQSPDYLAHPFALTVFEDRVFWTDGENEAIYGANKFTGSDVITLASNLNEPQDIIVYHELIQLSGTNWCNEKGLNGGCAYMCLPAPQINKYSPKYTCACPQDQTLASDALHCRPEANSSTSIHEVNFTARGSTAAWAILPVLLLAMAAAGGYLMWRNWQLKNKKSMNFDNPVYLKTTEEDLNIDISRHTSNIGHTYPAISVVNTEDDLS; encoded by the exons TTCGGAAGACCTGTGCAGAGGTGGACTTTGTCTGTCGTAATGGCCAATGCGTCCCCAAGAGATGGCACTGCGACGGAGAGCCAGACTGTGAGGATGGGTCTGACGAGCGTGTGGAAGTGTGCC ACACCAGGACCTGCCGTGTGAATGAGTTTAGCTGTGGGGCCGGGTCCACCCAATGCATCCCCGTCTTCTGGAAGTGTGATGGAGAGAAGGACTGCGATCACGGAGAGGATGAAATGAGCTGTG GTAACATCACGTGCGCCTCGCTGGAGTTCACCTGTGCAAGCGGCCGCTGCATCTCCCTTAACTTCGTCTGTAACGGGGAGGATGACTGTGGTGACGGGAGTGATGAGCAGGAATGTGCTCCGTCCTCCTGTGGTCCCAGTGAGTTTCAGTGTGGCAATGCCACCTGTATCCCTGGCAACTGGGTCTGTGACGATGACGTGGACTGCCAGGACCAATCGGATGAGTCCCCTCAGCGATGTGGTCGCCAACCCACGCCGCCGGCCAAATGTTCATCCAGCGAGACACAGTGTGGGTCTGGGGAGTGCATCCACCGCAAGTGGCAATGTGACGGGGACCCAGACTGCAAGGATGGCAGCGACGAAGCCAACTGTT CTGTTCGTACCTGCAGACCGGACCAGTTCAAGTGTGAGGACGGCAACTGTATCCACGGCAGCAGACAATGCAACGGTTTGCGTGATTGTGCAGATGGCACCGATGAAGTCAACTGCAAAAACT TGACACAGTGCAATGGCCCTGACAAATTCAAGTGTCGGAGTGGAGAGTGTATAGAGATGAGTAAAGTGTGCAACAAGGCCCGGGACTGTCCAGACTGGAGCGACGAGCCCATCAATGAGTGCA ACCTGAATGAGTGTCTGCTGAACAATGGAGGCTGCTCCCACATCTGCAGGGACATGGTGATTGGCTTCGAGTGTGACTGCACCCCTGGACTGCAGCTCATAGACCGCAAGACCTGTGGCG ACATCAATGAATGTATGAACCCTGGGATCTGTAGTCAGATTTGTATCAACCTGAAGGGAGGTTATAAGTGCGAGTGCCACAACAGCTACCAGATGGACCCCACCACAGGAGTGTGCAAGGCTGTGG GCAAGGAACCCTGTCTTATCTTCACTAACCGCCGGGACATCCGGAAGCTGGGTCTGGAGCGGAGGGAGTACACCCAGATTGTGGAGCAGCTGCGGAACACAGTGGCACTGGATGCAGACTTCACCCAGCAGAGGATCTTCTGGGCAGACCTGAGCCAGAGGGCCATCTTTAG CACGGTGTTGGATAAGAGAGGAGATGTAGGAAGTCATGTGAAGGTGATTGATAATGTGACACCTGTGGGGATCGCTGTGGACTGGATCTATAACAACATCTACTGGTCAGACCTCGGCACCAAGACCATTGAAGTGGCCAACTTCAACGGCACCAAGCGGAAGGTTCTCTTCAGCAGTGGTTTGAAAGAGCCTGCATCCATCGCTGTGGATCCACTCTCTGG ATTCCTCTATTGGTCAGACTGGGGTGAACCAGCGACGATTGAGAAGTCTGGTATGAACGGGGTTGACAGGCAGGTCCTGGTCCAGACTGATATTCAGTGGCCCAATGGAATCACTCTAG ACCTGATCAAGAGCAGACTGTACTGGGTGGACTCCAAGCTGCACATGCTCTGTAGCGTGGACCTGAACGGCGACAACCGTAGGAAAGTGCTGCAGTCCCCAGACTACCTGGCTCACCCCTTTGCGCTCACTGTGTTCGAG GATCGAGTATTCTGGACAGATGGGGAGAACGAGGCGATCTACGGAGCAAACAAGTTCACAGGCTCTGATGTGATTACCCTGGCAAGCAATCTGAACGAGCCACAGGACATCATTGTTTACCATGAGCTAATCCAGCTGTCCG GAACAAACTGGTGCAATGAGAAGGGTCTGAACGGAGGCTGTGCCTACATGTGCCTGCCAGCGCCACAGATCAACAAATACTCCCCAAAGTACACGTGTGCGTGTCCCCAAGACCAGACGCTAGCCTCAGACGCCCTTCACTGCAGACCAG AAGCCAACAGCAGTACATCCATCCACGAGGTGAACTTCACAGCTAGAGGATCTACAGCTGCCTGGGCTATCCTCCCTGTGT TGTTGTTGGCCATGGCTGCAGCAGGAGGCTACTTGATGTGGCGTAACTGGCAGCTGAAGAATAAGAAGAGCATGAACTTCGACAATCCAGTGTACCTGAAAACCACAGAAGAGGACCTCAACATTGATATCAGCAGGCACACCTCCAATATAGGCCACACATACCCAGCA ATATCAGTGGTGAATACAGAAGATGACTTGTCATAA